The segment TATGAATTTTGTTCATGCGTTCGCGCATCGCTTCTACGGCAACGTGATCGGCGGTATTTTTTTCGCCTTTACCCATCCATTTTGCCGATGCGATCGCCGCTTGTTCGACAACTTCAATAATTTCTAAACCTAGTGTACTTTCCAAGGTATATCCTCCCTATCTGCTTATTTATAAGTTCCCTGGCTTGGTCTTAAATTTAACCTTAGTCAAAAGTCTATCAGAGTGGGGGATCACATTAAAATCTTGGCCAGGAATGGTTAGGTTAATTTTTGTATCATTTTTCCTAAATTCGAGAGTTTATCACTTAATAATCCTAATTAACAAAGAAAATATATTTTCGGGGGATGTGAACAAGGGTATTTCCGCAATCATACCATCTGAAAACTTGGATTTAGGATTAATAGAGGACTTAATCGATAGGTTTTGCGTCGCTTTGTTAATAAATAATTCAAAAGCCAGCTATAATAATTTTTAATAAACATTCCTAAAATCGAAGTTAAACACTCATGAAAATAAAAATCCTTTAGTAGTAATGTAGGGTGGGTTAGACAGCTACAACTTAATAATTTAATCAGAATCTAATAATCCCTCGTAACCTTCGATACTGATACAAGTCACTCATGTTGAAGGAAATCACAACAACTTAAATAACTGTTTTAGTGAATTTTTGACCCTCTCTTGATCTGATTGCGTCAATGTGCCGATTTTCCTTACAATCAAAGCATCATCTAGAGTAAATAACTTCATTCTAATTAAGGATGGAGATTTAAGCCCCGACGCAGCTAAATTAACAATAGAAACATCAAACATCCAAGAAGAATGACCACTGGTAGTAATCATAGCCATAACAATCTTTTTTAAGGATAAATTAAAAGCCATATCAGAAATAACTAATGCAGGACGTTTTTTAGATGTTGTTTTATCAGTCAAGGGAAAAGGGACAACTACAACATCAAACTGGTTATAAGTCACCATAGGCTTCCTCATCTTCAGGAGATAGCCACTCAGTTAGTGTTGCTGACACTGCATTGAGATAGTCCCAATCCATCGGTAGCACTTTCTTCAAAATTACCTTATCATCTTGCAACTCAAAAATAACTGAATCTCCTTGATGTAAGTCTAAAACTTCCCTTATACGCCGTGGAATGGTCGCCTGGTATTTTTGGGTGAGTTTAGAGACTGTTATGTTATCGCACTTAGATTGAGCTGATTGGTTTTGCATTACATATATCTGGATACAGATAAAGGTCACACTTATGAAATAATACCGTATTACCGTATTACCGTATTACCATTTTTGCAAAATCCATCTGGTATTCAAGCAATTTAAAAATTTTTTTTGCATCAGACCCCTTGTACAGAGAAGGTTTTGGGGAAATCAAAAAAAAGTTTTGGGAAAGGGGTTGACATTCTCTAGGGAATTAGCTACATTAGTAAATGCGCGGTTAAGAGACGAACGCCTCCGACGCGCCCTGAACCTCGAAAAGAAAATAGTTTGGAAGCTAACAGTAATTAAGCCCCTTGTTATTAGAGGAAATTATACTCTTTAATCCTCTAGTTGTCTAGAGGGTAAAGAAACAAAAAAGTTCCAAGTAACCTTGGAACGAGCCAAATCAAACACTATGGAGAGTTTGATCCTGGCTCAGGATGAACGCTGGCGGTATGCCTAACACATGCAAGTCGAACGGGCTCTTCGGAGCTAGTGGCGGACGGGTGAGTAACGCGTGAGAATCTGCCTCTTGGTTGGGGACAACAGTTGGAAACGACTGCTAATACCCAATGTGCCGTAAGGTGAAAGATTTATTGCCAAGAGAGGAGCTCGCGTCTGATTAGCTAGTTGGCGGGGTAAAGGCCCACCAAGGCATCGATCAGTAGCTGGTCTGAGAGGATGAGCAGCCACACTGGGACTGAGACACGGCCCAGACTCCTACGGGAGGCAGCAGTGGGGAATTTTCCGCAATGGGCGAAAGCCTGACGGAGCAATACCGCGTGAGGGAGGAAGGCTCTTGGGTTGTAAACCTCTTTTCTTAGGGAAGAAGCAAGTGACGGTACCTAAGGAATAAGCATCGGCTAACTCCGTGCCAGCAGCCGCGGTAATACGGAGGATGCAAGCGTTATCCGGAATTATTGGGCGTAAAGCGTCCGTAGGTGGTTTTTCAAGTCTGCTGTCAAAGACCGTGGCTTAACCACGGAAAGGCAGTGGAAACTGAGAGACTAGAGTTCGGTAGGGGTAGCGGGAATTCCCAGTGTAGCGGTGAAATGCGTAGATATTGGGAAGAACATCGGTGGCGAAGGCGCGCTACTGGACCGAAACTGACACTCAGAGGACGAAAGCTAGGGGAGCGAAAGGGATTAGATACCCCTGTAGTCCTAGCTGTAAACGATGGAAACTAGGTGTGGCTTGTATCGACCCGAGCCGTGCCGAAGCTAACGCGTTAAGTTTCCCGCCTGGGGAGTACGCACGCAAGTGTGAAACTCAAAGGAATTGACGGGGGCCCGCACAAGCGGTGGAGTATGTGGTTTAATTCGATGCAACGCGAAGAACCTTACCAGGACTTGACATGTCGCGAATCTTGATGAAAGTTGAGAGTGCCTTCGGGAGCGCGAACACAGGTGGTGCATGGCTGTCGTCAGCTCGTGTCGTGAGATGTTGGGTTAAGTCCCGCAACGAGCGCAACCCTCGTTCTTAGTTGCCAGCATTAAGTTGGGCACTCTAGGGAGACTGCCGGTGACAAACCGGAGGAAGGTGAGGATGACGTCAAG is part of the Rippkaea orientalis PCC 8801 genome and harbors:
- a CDS encoding type II toxin-antitoxin system PemK/MazF family toxin, which encodes MVTYNQFDVVVVPFPLTDKTTSKKRPALVISDMAFNLSLKKIVMAMITTSGHSSWMFDVSIVNLAASGLKSPSLIRMKLFTLDDALIVRKIGTLTQSDQERVKNSLKQLFKLL
- a CDS encoding AbrB/MazE/SpoVT family DNA-binding domain-containing protein, giving the protein MQNQSAQSKCDNITVSKLTQKYQATIPRRIREVLDLHQGDSVIFELQDDKVILKKVLPMDWDYLNAVSATLTEWLSPEDEEAYGDL